One region of Flavobacterium pisciphilum genomic DNA includes:
- the nudK gene encoding GDP-mannose pyrophosphatase NudK gives MSNPKIKITETKLLSNNWYTLNKVTFDYQKNNGALETHSREVYDRGNGAAILLYNSKKKTVVLTRQFRMPTYLNGNESGMMIEVCAGLLDKDNPKECIIRETEEETGYRLKNVDKVIETYMSPGSVTEILYLFTGEYDESMKVSEGGGLDIENENIEVLEMTFDEAYTMITTGEIKDAKTILLLQHAKIKGLI, from the coding sequence ATGAGTAATCCTAAAATAAAAATAACCGAAACAAAGTTATTATCTAACAATTGGTACACATTAAACAAAGTGACTTTTGATTACCAGAAGAATAATGGAGCACTAGAAACTCACAGCCGAGAAGTATACGACCGAGGAAACGGAGCAGCAATATTACTTTATAATTCCAAGAAGAAAACCGTAGTACTTACTAGACAGTTTCGTATGCCCACTTACCTTAACGGAAATGAATCCGGGATGATGATTGAAGTTTGCGCAGGGCTTTTAGACAAAGACAACCCAAAAGAATGCATCATCAGAGAAACCGAAGAAGAAACTGGGTATCGCTTAAAAAATGTAGATAAAGTAATCGAAACCTATATGTCACCCGGATCTGTAACTGAAATTCTATATTTATTTACAGGCGAATATGATGAAAGCATGAAAGTTAGCGAAGGTGGTGGGCTTGACATCGAAAATGAAAATATTGAAGTGCTAGAAATGACTTTTGACGAAGCATATACAATGATTACAACTGGCGAAATAAAAGATGCTAAAACAATCTTACTATTACAACATGCAA